In Sorghum bicolor cultivar BTx623 chromosome 8, Sorghum_bicolor_NCBIv3, whole genome shotgun sequence, one genomic interval encodes:
- the LOC8069726 gene encoding protein JINGUBANG, translating to MGNHKKLLQFLRPDPAVAAAPATKSSSSTTSDDEEDDDYSYYGDNDNTSCSTPTTTASASTAASPYASSPWTQLPGLMSPRSGPADDATSRRRTGLLGSLVKEGGGHVYSLAAAGDLLYTGTDSRNVRVWRDRRELGGGFKSGSGLVKAIVVVAADGGRIYTGHQDGKVRVWRRRASSSEKKGEEDDPAVEHQRVGSLPRFRDVLRSSLRPSQYVQTRRRHSGLWMRHFDAVSSLSLDAAAGLIYSASWDRTFKVWRVSDSKCLESVYAHTDAVNAVAAVGFDALVLTGSADGTVKVWRRGAKANGNKKKKKKGRRDDGDTWHTMERVLREGDSAVTAIAVAVEARVVYVGSSDGAVSHWQWRRGAGPGAAPRNGGALWGHKMAVLCLAVAGGRVVVSGSADRTINVWRREEGADHARLAVLTGHTGPVKCVAMDQEVDEDDADGPRRWVVYSGSLDGSVKVWRVSDSGGGGGGIATPDLTTTSAATPTRYSWKGSSPSPLRSWTPYAAAATPEPRHMGAA from the coding sequence ATGGGGAACCACAAGAAGCTGCTCCAGTTCCTGCGGCCGGacccggcggtggcggcggcgccggcgacgaagtcgtcgtcgtcgacgacgtcGGACGATGAGGAAGACGACGACTACTCCTACTACGGCGACAACGACAACACGTCGTGTTCCACTCCGACGACGACCGCGAGCGCGAGCACGGCGGCGTCGCCGTACGCCTCGTCCCCGTGGACGCAGCTCCCGGGGCTGATGAGCCCGCGCAGCGGCCCGGCGGACGACGCGACCAGCAGGCGGCGGACGGGGCTCCTCGGCTCGCTCGTCAAGGAAGGCGGCGGCCACGTCTACTCGCTCGCCGCGGCGGGGGACCTGCTGTACACGGGCACGGACTCGCGGAACGTGCGGGTGTGGCGGGACCGACGCGAGCTGGGCGGCGGGTTCAAGTCCGGCAGCGGCCTCGTCAAGGCCATCGTCGTGGTGGCCGCCGACGGCGGCCGCATCTACACGGGCCACCAGGACGGGAAGGTCCGCGTGTGGCGGCGCCGCGCGTCGTCGTCGGAGAAGAAGGGGGAAGAAGACGACCCCGCCGTCGAGCACCAACGCGTGGGGTCGCTGCCCCGGTTCCGGGACGTGCTGCGGAGCTCGCTCCGGCCGTCGCAGTACGTGCAGACGCGGCGGCGCCACAGCGGGCTGTGGATGCGCCACTTCGACGCCGTCTCGTCGCtcagccttgacgccgcggcggGGCTCATCTACTCGGCGTCATGGGACCGCACCTTCAAGGTGTGGCGGGTGTCCGACTCCAAGTGCCTCGAGTCCGTGTACGCCCACACCGACGCCGTCAacgccgtcgccgccgtgggCTTCGACGCGCTCGTCCTCACCGGCTCCGCCGACGGCACGGTCAAGGTGTGGCGGCGCGGGGCGAAGGCGAAcgggaacaagaagaagaagaagaagggccgCCGGGACGACGGGGACACGTGGCACACCATGGAGCGCGTGCTGCGGGAGGGCGACAGCGCGGTGACGGCGATCGCGGTGGCCGTGGAGGCCCGCGTGGTGTACGTCGGCTCCTCCGACGGCGCCGTGTCGCACTGGCAGTGGCGGCGGGGCGCGGGACCCGGCGCCGCGCCGAGGAACGGCGGCGCGCTATGGGGGCACAAGATGGCCGTGCTGtgcctcgccgtcgccggcggccGCGTCGTCGTCAGCGGGTCCGCCGACCGGACCATCAACGTGTGGCGCCGCGAGGAAGGCGCCGACCACGCCCGCCTCGCCGTGCTCACGGGACACACGGGCCCCGTCAAGTGCGTCGCCATGGACCAGGAGGTGGACGAGGACGACGCCGACGGCCCACGTCGGTGGGTCGTGTACAGCGGCAGCCTCGACGGGTCCGTCAAGGTCTGGCGCGTGTCGGactcgggcggcggcggcggtggaatCGCGACGCCCGACCTGACGACGACGTCGGCGGCGACCCCCACGCGCTACAGCTGGAAGGGCTCCTCGCCTTCGCCGCTGCGGTCGTGGACGCCgtacgcggcggcggcgacgccggAGCCGAGGCACATGGGCGCGGCATGA